A stretch of the Polaribacter pacificus genome encodes the following:
- a CDS encoding GreA/GreB family elongation factor has protein sequence MKYKRLQVEKEEYAVLKQLLHLEGPALASSMPKHLYKLQAELREANVLNEADMVDDVVRLNSLVTISTMDNSWTNTFRLVLPTKSNAKEKKISVLLPMGAAVLGYAKGDPIQWEFPGGIKELKVVDVVQHTTQEK, from the coding sequence ATGAAGTATAAACGGTTACAAGTAGAAAAAGAAGAGTACGCTGTCTTAAAGCAGTTGTTGCATTTAGAAGGACCAGCCTTAGCGAGCTCAATGCCAAAACACCTGTACAAATTGCAGGCAGAGTTGAGAGAAGCCAATGTACTTAATGAAGCTGATATGGTTGATGATGTAGTTCGATTAAACTCATTAGTGACCATCAGTACTATGGATAATAGTTGGACAAATACCTTTAGATTGGTTTTACCTACGAAGAGCAATGCCAAAGAGAAAAAAATATCTGTACTGTTGCCCATGGGGGCAGCAGTACTTGGATATGCGAAAGGAGATCCAATACAATGGGAGTTTCCAGGAGGAATTAAAGAATTAAAGGTGGTAGATGTCGTACAACACACTACCCAAGAAAAATAG
- a CDS encoding Glu/Leu/Phe/Val family dehydrogenase, translating to MTLVKELKKKEEPKSGMLNNVLQQFNTASDLVGLNPNIRKILGITNNELIIHFPVRMDNGEVEIFKGYRVQHNNALGPYKGGLRYHPTIDIDAVKALAMWMTWKTSLAGLPYGGAKGGIQMDPNLYSQSELERITRRFTYALGDNIGPEHDIPAPDVNTNSQTMAWIADTYMSTKAPSERSKNQHVVTGKPVGSGGLEGRDRATGYGVYLNIKFWAEHKNIPLKDKRFIVQGFGNVGYWAAHFLEKDGAKLVGVQDAFGSIVNQEGISVDSLFQYTKINEGSLVGFSNAAAIEKDDFFGVDCDICIPAALGNQITAENAPLIKAFLVAEGANGPTTVEAEEILLEKGVTIIPDILCNSGGVIASYFEWLQNRNGELWELDEIMARLDKKMKEVFIRVLNMSENRKLDMRSAAYVIAIERIERAYVQRGIFP from the coding sequence ATGACATTAGTAAAAGAATTAAAAAAGAAAGAAGAGCCAAAAAGCGGTATGTTAAATAATGTATTGCAGCAATTTAACACGGCTTCTGATTTGGTTGGATTAAACCCAAACATTAGAAAAATCTTAGGAATCACAAACAATGAATTAATTATTCACTTTCCTGTTCGTATGGACAACGGTGAAGTTGAGATTTTTAAAGGGTACAGAGTACAGCACAACAATGCATTAGGTCCGTACAAAGGGGGTTTAAGATATCATCCAACAATTGATATTGATGCCGTGAAGGCTTTGGCCATGTGGATGACCTGGAAAACTTCTTTAGCAGGCTTACCATATGGAGGAGCAAAAGGGGGTATTCAGATGGATCCAAACTTATATTCTCAGTCAGAGTTAGAGCGTATTACTAGACGTTTTACCTATGCTTTAGGTGATAATATTGGACCAGAACATGATATTCCTGCACCAGATGTGAATACAAATTCACAAACTATGGCCTGGATTGCAGACACCTATATGTCTACAAAAGCGCCATCTGAGCGTTCAAAAAATCAACATGTAGTTACAGGTAAACCTGTTGGATCAGGAGGTCTAGAAGGTAGAGATAGAGCAACTGGTTATGGAGTTTATTTAAATATAAAATTTTGGGCAGAGCACAAAAACATTCCGCTTAAAGACAAAAGATTTATCGTACAAGGTTTTGGAAATGTAGGATACTGGGCTGCACACTTTTTAGAAAAAGATGGTGCTAAATTGGTTGGTGTTCAGGATGCTTTTGGAAGTATTGTTAATCAAGAAGGGATTTCTGTAGACAGCCTATTTCAATATACAAAAATTAACGAAGGAAGCTTGGTAGGTTTTTCGAATGCAGCTGCCATAGAGAAGGATGATTTTTTTGGTGTTGATTGTGATATTTGTATACCAGCAGCATTGGGGAATCAAATTACAGCAGAAAATGCACCATTAATTAAAGCTTTTTTAGTTGCAGAAGGAGCAAATGGACCTACAACTGTAGAAGCAGAAGAAATTTTGTTAGAAAAAGGAGTGACTATTATACCTGATATTTTATGCAACTCTGGTGGAGTTATTGCTAGTTATTTTGAATGGCTTCAAAACAGAAACGGAGAGCTCTGGGAGCTTGATGAAATTATGGCAAGACTTGACAAAAAAATGAAAGAAGTATTTATTAGAGTACTTAACATGTCAGAAAACAGAAAACTAGATATGAGATCTGCGGCTTATGTAATAGCTATAGAACGAATAGAAAGAGCATATGTTCAAAGAGGTATTTTTCCATGA
- a CDS encoding sigma-54-dependent transcriptional regulator translates to MLEKENILIVDDDIHILELIQRHLKNLNFHTFKAVSVQEALTILKDQTIDLLITDLQMPGVDGMQLIKYTTEHYPSLPTLVVTGYPSIDGAIEVMKHGVVDYLTKPFTKEELKAAVFKSFSRSDQPKKTQKDIVTTSKTSYGDLIGSSEAMRKVTETIDRLKNNKATVCIVGESGTGKELVARSIHYMGKFSRGPFIAVNCGAIPENLLESELFGYVKGAFTGAETTKTGFFQAANQGTLFLDEIGNASMATQLRLLRVLQEKEVVKVGAQKPEKIDLRVVTATNIDLQELIKKGGFREDLYYRLTVVQIDVPTLRERSTDIPLLVDKFLLKYALEYRDRYLKISPEALEILKRYHWPGNIRELENTIQRAVIMCENSVEVSDLPEHVKYQIEFSDSKNLSTLKEVEKRYILKVLDATNQNKTKAAEILQIDRKTLREKLK, encoded by the coding sequence ATGTTAGAAAAAGAAAACATCTTAATTGTCGATGATGATATTCATATATTAGAGCTCATTCAGCGGCATTTAAAAAATTTAAACTTTCACACTTTTAAAGCGGTTTCTGTACAAGAAGCCTTGACTATTTTAAAGGATCAAACCATAGATTTATTGATCACAGATTTGCAAATGCCTGGAGTTGACGGTATGCAGTTGATTAAATATACCACAGAGCATTATCCTAGTTTACCTACCTTGGTGGTCACTGGATATCCTTCAATCGATGGTGCAATAGAGGTCATGAAACATGGAGTTGTAGATTATTTAACCAAGCCTTTTACCAAAGAAGAATTAAAAGCAGCAGTGTTTAAATCTTTTTCCAGATCAGACCAACCTAAAAAGACCCAAAAAGATATAGTCACAACCAGTAAAACAAGTTATGGCGATTTGATAGGAAGTTCAGAAGCCATGCGCAAAGTAACTGAAACGATTGATCGCTTAAAAAATAACAAAGCCACTGTTTGTATTGTTGGAGAAAGTGGAACAGGAAAAGAGTTGGTGGCTAGGTCTATACACTATATGGGTAAATTTTCAAGAGGGCCTTTTATCGCTGTTAATTGTGGTGCTATCCCAGAGAATTTGTTAGAGTCAGAGTTGTTTGGTTATGTTAAAGGCGCTTTTACAGGAGCAGAAACTACAAAAACAGGTTTTTTTCAAGCAGCCAATCAAGGAACCCTTTTTTTAGATGAAATAGGCAATGCTTCTATGGCCACACAACTGCGATTACTTCGAGTACTTCAAGAAAAAGAAGTGGTCAAAGTTGGTGCACAAAAACCAGAAAAAATTGATCTTAGAGTGGTAACGGCCACCAATATAGATTTGCAAGAGCTTATTAAAAAAGGCGGCTTTAGAGAAGATTTGTATTATCGATTAACTGTGGTGCAAATAGATGTGCCAACATTAAGAGAACGCAGTACTGATATTCCATTGTTGGTCGATAAGTTCTTGCTTAAATACGCTTTAGAATATAGAGATCGTTATTTAAAAATAAGTCCAGAAGCCTTAGAAATTTTAAAGAGATATCATTGGCCGGGTAATATTAGAGAGTTAGAGAATACAATTCAAAGAGCTGTAATTATGTGTGAAAACTCTGTTGAGGTTTCTGATCTGCCTGAGCATGTCAAATACCAGATTGAGTTTTCTGATTCTAAAAATTTAAGCACTTTAAAAGAGGTAGAAAAACGTTATATTCTAAAAGTTTTAGACGCTACAAATCAGAATAAAACAAAGGCTGCAGAAATACTTCAGATAGATAGAAAAACACTCAGAGAGAAATTAAAATAA
- a CDS encoding sensor histidine kinase, translating to MNSTEEKLKERIKELTCLYTVSSLVRDKKVTDKEDLLHQIAVSVKESIRFPEKAFVEINVKDHNISLGSPSKETIFIISAVHVFQQIEGSIKVGYPKLEFSQNSFLKEEQLLLNKIASEIGDFFERKEVEAKEKIAKMQLERVDRLAILGEIIAGIAHELNTPLANILGFTELLQERITKNDQDYKDLQKVINSAIYSREVVKKLMFFSCEMPQQMSLTNILPIIKEAIGLLSPNFQKKEIHCDLSYSNDSIMLKVDAIQMTQVMFNLLINAIYFSPIKGKIQVTVEDTAEEVVLKIYDQGTGIKKEAADKIYNPFYTTKGVGEGSGLGLSVVHGIVKSHKGSISYKKNKPKGTIFTISFPKS from the coding sequence GTGAATTCAACAGAAGAAAAATTAAAAGAGCGGATTAAAGAGCTAACTTGTTTGTATACAGTTAGCTCTTTGGTGCGTGATAAAAAGGTTACGGATAAAGAGGATCTTCTTCATCAAATAGCTGTGAGTGTAAAGGAGTCTATTCGTTTTCCTGAAAAAGCATTTGTAGAGATTAATGTTAAAGATCATAATATCTCATTAGGATCTCCTAGTAAAGAAACTATCTTTATTATTTCTGCTGTTCATGTTTTTCAGCAAATAGAAGGCTCTATAAAAGTTGGCTATCCAAAATTAGAATTTTCTCAAAACTCTTTTTTAAAAGAAGAACAGCTCTTGCTAAATAAGATTGCTTCAGAAATTGGTGATTTTTTTGAGAGAAAAGAAGTTGAAGCAAAAGAAAAGATTGCAAAAATGCAACTTGAACGGGTTGATAGATTGGCAATTTTAGGTGAAATTATTGCCGGAATTGCTCATGAGTTAAACACTCCTTTGGCAAATATCTTAGGCTTTACAGAATTGTTGCAAGAGCGAATTACTAAAAATGATCAAGATTATAAAGATCTTCAAAAGGTAATCAATAGTGCTATCTATTCTAGAGAGGTTGTAAAAAAATTAATGTTTTTTTCTTGCGAAATGCCTCAGCAAATGTCCCTTACCAATATACTGCCTATTATCAAAGAAGCGATTGGTTTGCTAAGTCCAAACTTTCAGAAGAAAGAGATTCATTGTGATTTATCTTATTCTAACGATAGCATCATGCTAAAGGTAGATGCCATACAAATGACACAGGTTATGTTTAACTTGCTAATCAATGCAATTTATTTTTCACCAATCAAAGGAAAAATACAAGTAACTGTAGAGGATACTGCAGAAGAAGTGGTCTTAAAAATTTATGACCAAGGAACTGGCATAAAAAAAGAAGCAGCAGATAAAATCTACAATCCATTTTATACAACAAAAGGAGTAGGCGAAGGTTCTGGCCTAGGTTTGAGTGTGGTTCATGGAATTGTTAAAAGTCATAAAGGATCCATTAGTTATAAAAAAAATAAACCCAAAGGGACTATTTTTACGATTAGCTTTCCAAAATCTTAA
- the acs gene encoding acetate--CoA ligase, with product MSNYHIKHLEEYYQVYRKSIREPENFWEEIAEEHFIWRKKWDKVLEWDFSKPEIKWFQGAQLNITENCLDRHLATRANKTAIIFEPNNPDEPAEHISYLQLYQRVNQFANVLKSKGIKKGDRVCIYVPMIPELAIATLACARIGAVHSVVFAGFSSTALATRINDCDCKLVVTADGSYRGAKTIDLKGIVDEALDSCPGVESVLVVKRIDSEITMKEGRDFWLQPLLDNASTEGEAEVMDAEDPLFILYTSGSTGQPKGMVHTTAGYMVYTAYTFKNVFQYREKDVYWCTADIGWITGHSYIVYGPLANGATTILFEGVPSYPDFGRFWEVIEKHKVNQFYTAPTAIRALAKQGPELVEKYDLSSLKVLGSVGEPINEEAWHWYNDNVGKRKSPIVDTWWQTETGGIMITPIPYVTPTRPTYATLPFIGIQPALMDATGTELKGNQVEGRLCIKFPWPSMARTIWGNHQRYKETYFSAYDGMYFTGDGALRDEVGYYRITGRVDDVIIVSGHNLGTAPIEDAINEHPAVAESAIVGFPHDVKGNALYGYVILKDFGETRDQDNLRKEINQIISEHIGPIAKLDKIQFTTGLPKTRSGKIMRRILRKIAHNDLSTLGDISTLLNPEVVEDITKNRLE from the coding sequence ATGAGTAATTATCACATAAAACACTTAGAAGAGTATTATCAAGTTTATAGAAAATCAATTAGAGAACCAGAAAATTTTTGGGAAGAAATAGCCGAAGAGCATTTTATTTGGAGGAAGAAGTGGGATAAAGTTTTGGAGTGGGATTTTTCTAAACCAGAAATTAAGTGGTTTCAAGGTGCTCAGTTAAATATTACAGAAAATTGTTTGGATAGGCATTTGGCAACAAGAGCCAATAAAACGGCTATTATTTTTGAGCCTAATAACCCTGATGAACCAGCAGAACATATTAGTTACCTGCAGTTGTATCAACGAGTGAATCAGTTTGCCAATGTGTTAAAGAGCAAAGGAATAAAAAAAGGAGATCGCGTATGTATTTATGTACCAATGATTCCAGAATTGGCAATTGCAACATTGGCCTGTGCCAGAATTGGAGCAGTGCATTCTGTGGTTTTTGCAGGTTTTTCATCAACAGCCTTAGCAACTCGAATTAATGACTGTGATTGTAAACTAGTCGTTACTGCTGATGGTTCTTACCGAGGCGCTAAAACGATCGATTTAAAAGGTATTGTTGACGAGGCTTTAGATTCATGTCCAGGAGTAGAATCTGTTTTGGTTGTAAAAAGAATTGATTCAGAAATCACGATGAAAGAAGGTCGTGATTTTTGGTTACAACCCTTATTAGACAATGCATCAACAGAAGGAGAAGCTGAGGTAATGGATGCAGAAGATCCTTTGTTTATTTTATATACATCAGGATCAACAGGACAACCCAAAGGAATGGTTCATACCACTGCTGGTTATATGGTTTATACAGCCTATACTTTTAAAAATGTATTCCAATATAGAGAAAAAGACGTGTATTGGTGTACCGCAGATATTGGTTGGATTACTGGTCATTCTTATATTGTTTATGGACCCTTAGCAAATGGAGCTACGACAATTTTATTTGAAGGTGTGCCGAGTTATCCAGATTTTGGACGTTTTTGGGAAGTGATCGAAAAACACAAGGTAAACCAGTTTTACACAGCGCCAACTGCCATTAGAGCCTTGGCAAAACAAGGACCAGAATTGGTAGAAAAATATGATTTAAGCTCTTTAAAAGTATTGGGTTCTGTTGGAGAACCTATAAATGAAGAAGCTTGGCATTGGTATAATGACAATGTTGGGAAAAGAAAAAGTCCAATTGTAGATACTTGGTGGCAAACAGAAACAGGAGGTATTATGATTACACCAATTCCTTATGTAACACCGACCAGACCAACCTATGCAACTTTGCCATTTATTGGTATTCAACCCGCATTAATGGATGCTACAGGAACTGAGTTAAAAGGTAACCAAGTAGAAGGACGTTTGTGTATTAAGTTTCCATGGCCAAGTATGGCCAGGACTATATGGGGAAACCACCAACGTTATAAAGAAACTTATTTTTCTGCTTATGATGGGATGTATTTTACTGGAGATGGAGCTCTGCGTGATGAGGTAGGTTATTACAGGATTACAGGTCGGGTAGATGATGTTATCATTGTGTCTGGACACAACTTAGGAACAGCACCAATAGAAGATGCTATTAATGAGCACCCTGCGGTTGCAGAATCTGCTATTGTTGGATTCCCACACGATGTTAAAGGAAATGCACTGTATGGTTATGTCATTTTAAAAGACTTTGGTGAAACCAGAGATCAGGACAATCTGCGTAAAGAAATCAACCAAATTATTTCTGAGCATATTGGCCCTATAGCAAAGTTGGATAAGATTCAATTTACTACGGGCTTGCCTAAAACACGTTCAGGGAAAATTATGCGTAGAATATTGCGAAAAATCGCACATAACGATTTGTCTACTTTAGGAGATATTTCTACGCTGTTAAATCCAGAGGTTGTGGAGGATATCACTAAAAATAGACTGGAGTAA